The following coding sequences are from one Pigmentibacter sp. JX0631 window:
- a CDS encoding biosynthetic peptidoglycan transglycosylase: MRIFSFYFWFLQLPLVAIFFFFIWFIPWVFVLHLGFLVYFPYRDDGQTRFFRITGPIVGLFSKTWVNKKEIPNACKAALIASEDGKFYQHNGIDIESIQKIVKDKSRTTKQKRGGSTITQQLVKNAFLSRDRSYIRKTRELIGAVLLDATIAKDKQIEWYLNIVEFGPNTYGLENAAQKYFKIDAAKLTPSQCVALIAILPSPRKWNQSLEKKKLTQFFLQRYRQISNNIMEMHIASRKEKLDIKQINLGFSTKKENLPQFIEPEVTQKTIEEQNQQNSSIEDQSQIDKSEKVNDKEIENKANDSVPSGIESDESLNDIENSDE, from the coding sequence ATGAGAATTTTTTCTTTTTATTTTTGGTTTTTACAGTTACCTTTAGTTGCTATTTTCTTCTTTTTTATCTGGTTTATTCCTTGGGTTTTTGTTTTGCATTTAGGTTTTTTAGTTTATTTCCCTTATAGAGATGATGGACAAACCCGATTTTTTCGGATTACAGGACCAATAGTAGGGCTTTTTTCAAAAACTTGGGTTAATAAAAAAGAAATTCCAAATGCTTGTAAAGCAGCTTTAATTGCTTCTGAAGATGGAAAATTTTATCAACATAATGGAATTGATATTGAAAGCATTCAAAAAATTGTAAAAGATAAAAGCAGAACAACTAAACAAAAACGCGGTGGTTCAACAATTACGCAACAATTAGTTAAAAATGCATTTCTTTCAAGAGATAGAAGCTACATCAGAAAAACCAGAGAATTAATTGGCGCTGTTTTGTTAGATGCGACTATAGCAAAAGATAAACAAATTGAATGGTATCTTAATATTGTTGAATTTGGACCAAATACTTACGGATTAGAAAATGCCGCACAAAAGTATTTTAAAATCGATGCAGCTAAATTAACTCCTTCACAGTGTGTTGCGCTTATTGCAATCTTGCCATCTCCTAGGAAGTGGAATCAAAGTTTAGAAAAGAAAAAATTAACTCAGTTTTTTCTACAAAGATACAGACAAATTTCAAATAATATTATGGAAATGCATATCGCTTCTCGAAAAGAAAAGCTTGATATTAAACAAATAAATTTAGGGTTTTCAACTAAAAAAGAGAATTTACCACAATTTATTGAGCCAGAAGTTACGCAAAAGACTATTGAAGAGCAAAATCAACAAAATTCTTCTATAGAAGATCAATCACAAATTGATAAGAGCGAAAAAGTAAATGATAAAGAGATAGAGAATAAAGCAAATGATTCAGTTCCGTCAGGAATAGAATCTGATGAAAGTCTAAATGATATAGAAAATAGTGATGAATAA
- a CDS encoding transporter substrate-binding domain-containing protein has product MNASFRKLFLHAFFLLSTIPSFHLNAFAANSDENKKEDVSLQKIKTEKVLKVCSDAGFLPFEMKTQKGDWIGFDVEMMKEFAKTLSVELKMIQISFDGIIPALISAKCDIIAAGMTVTAERKAMVLFSDSTFTSGLSIAIKNNEKNKNEFKDLNSLDKVGLKIAVKTGYTSDIYLSKTLKKAQILKFDQDADLVLAVMQGRANAFVSDTTYVDLMDKGNKNKFIILPTKVVAESFSIAAKKDDTVLISKFNSFLKQWKENGGYEKARKYYFVDQVWRSQVAN; this is encoded by the coding sequence ATGAACGCAAGTTTTAGAAAGTTGTTTCTGCACGCTTTTTTTCTACTCTCAACAATTCCCTCTTTTCATTTAAATGCTTTTGCTGCAAATTCCGATGAAAATAAAAAAGAAGATGTAAGTTTACAAAAAATTAAAACAGAAAAAGTTTTAAAAGTTTGTTCTGATGCTGGTTTCCTGCCTTTTGAAATGAAAACACAAAAAGGCGACTGGATAGGATTTGATGTAGAAATGATGAAAGAATTTGCTAAAACTCTTTCAGTAGAACTTAAAATGATTCAAATTAGTTTTGATGGTATTATTCCCGCACTAATTTCCGCTAAATGTGACATAATAGCTGCGGGTATGACTGTTACAGCAGAACGTAAAGCGATGGTTCTTTTCAGTGATTCTACTTTTACAAGTGGGTTAAGTATTGCCATAAAGAACAATGAAAAAAATAAAAATGAGTTTAAAGATCTTAATTCTTTAGATAAAGTTGGATTAAAAATTGCTGTAAAAACAGGTTATACAAGTGATATTTATTTATCCAAAACATTAAAAAAAGCGCAAATTTTAAAATTTGATCAAGATGCTGATTTAGTTCTAGCTGTCATGCAAGGGAGAGCTAATGCTTTTGTTTCTGATACAACTTATGTTGATCTAATGGACAAGGGAAATAAAAATAAATTTATTATTTTACCAACTAAAGTTGTGGCTGAAAGTTTTTCTATAGCAGCTAAAAAAGATGATACAGTATTAATATCTAAATTTAATTCTTTCTTAAAACAATGGAAAGAAAATGGTGGATATGAAAAAGCAAGAAAATATTATTTTGTTGACCAAGTATGGCGTTCTCAAGTTGCTAACTAA
- a CDS encoding hydrolase, which translates to MNQKVNKMYKFKAAWWLKNRHLQTLYPVVFSARKKIILKRERIQLDDGDFLSLDWSQNYDPKRPIILFLHGLEGSSQSPYIQRMMKIAMNKNYNAVCLNFRGCDGETNVKLKSYHAGEIGDLNSVVKKLISEVTAEQKIYLVGFSLGANVLLKWLAESELSGFIAKAIAVSVPFELAGSADALGKGFSRAYEWWLLKCLKQSLERKKSIFLQHNFTYNEKNIKSFWEFDNLITAKINGFKDVFDYYEKSSSRQFIKKIKVNTLIVHAKDDPFLMQENIPKVNEINDSVKLEITKNGGHLGFVEGFIPFFPKYWIDNRIYEFIEQ; encoded by the coding sequence ATGAATCAGAAAGTAAATAAAATGTATAAATTTAAAGCTGCTTGGTGGCTTAAAAATCGGCATTTACAAACTCTCTATCCTGTTGTTTTTTCGGCTCGTAAAAAAATCATTTTAAAAAGAGAAAGAATTCAATTGGATGATGGAGACTTTTTAAGTTTGGATTGGAGTCAGAATTATGATCCCAAAAGACCAATTATTCTTTTTTTACATGGCTTAGAAGGATCTTCCCAGTCTCCATATATTCAAAGAATGATGAAAATTGCGATGAATAAAAATTATAATGCAGTTTGTCTAAACTTTAGGGGCTGCGATGGAGAAACAAACGTAAAATTAAAATCATATCATGCAGGAGAAATTGGTGATTTAAACTCTGTGGTAAAAAAACTAATTAGTGAGGTAACAGCCGAACAAAAAATTTATCTTGTCGGCTTTTCATTGGGGGCTAATGTCTTATTAAAATGGTTAGCTGAAAGTGAGCTTTCGGGATTCATTGCAAAAGCGATTGCAGTTTCTGTTCCATTTGAATTGGCAGGATCTGCTGATGCTTTGGGTAAAGGTTTTTCCAGAGCCTATGAATGGTGGTTATTAAAATGTTTAAAGCAAAGTTTGGAAAGAAAAAAATCAATTTTTTTGCAACATAATTTTACTTACAATGAAAAAAATATAAAAAGTTTTTGGGAATTTGATAACTTAATTACTGCGAAAATAAATGGTTTTAAAGATGTTTTTGATTACTATGAAAAATCAAGTTCACGCCAATTTATTAAAAAAATTAAAGTAAATACTTTGATAGTTCATGCAAAAGATGATCCTTTTCTTATGCAAGAAAATATACCTAAAGTTAATGAAATAAATGATTCGGTAAAACTTGAAATTACAAAAAATGGTGGACATTTAGGATTTGTTGAAGGATTTATTCCATTTTTTCCTAAATATTGGATAGACAACAGAATCTATGAATTTATTGAACAGTGA